Part of the Plasmodium falciparum 3D7 genome assembly, chromosome: 10 genome, tatttattttattttatttttttattgttttatccttttaacttttgaattttttaaaattagcATTTTGAAATATGGGTTTTAAggtaaaattagaaaaacgAAGGAATGCAATAAACACGTGTTTATGTATTGGGCTTGATCCTGATGAGAAGGATATTGAGAACTTTATGAAGAATgagaaagaaaataattataataatataaagaaaaatttgaaagagaagtatataaataatgtatcTATAAAGAAGGATATTTTATTGAAAGCAcctgataatattataagagAAGAAAAAAGTGAGGAAttcttttacttttttaatcatttttgtttttatataattaatgaaACGAATAAATATGCCTTAACGTTTAAGATGAATTTTGCTTTTTATATTCCTTATGGATCAGTAGGTATAGATGTATTAAAGAATGTGtttgattatttatatgaattaaataTTCCAACAATATTAGATATGAAAATTAATGATATAGGAAATACGGTGAAAAATTAtcgaaaatttatatttgaatatttaaaGAGTGATTCATGTactgttaatatatatatgggaacaaatatgttaaaagatatatgttatgatgaagaaaaaaataaatattatagtGCATTTGTTCTTGTTAAAACTACTAACCCTGATTCAgctatatttcaaaaaaatctCTCTTTAGATAATAAACAAGCATATGTAATAATGGCACAAGAAGCTTTAAATATGTCCAGTTACTTAAATCtagaacaaaataatgaatttatAGGTTTTGTTGTTGGAGCAAATAGTTATGAtgaaatgaattatatacgAACTTATTTTCcaaattgttatattttatcacCAGGAATAGGAGCTCAAAATGGAGACTTACATAAAACCTTAACAAATGGATATCATAAAAGTTATGAAAAAATTCTTATAAATATTGGAAGAGCTATAACAAAAAATCCATACCCTCAAAAAGCAGCTCAAATGTATTACGATCAGATTAATGCAATCTTAAAGCAAAATATGGAATcgtaaaatgtaaaataacTTTTTAcccttttttaaaaaaaaaaaaaaaaaaaaaaaaaaaaaaaaataattatataataaacaaatgGGTTGTAAAAATCTATCTCTAAGATTAAATGTTAAATgttaaatgatatatatatatatatatatatttatttatttattacttactattttgtatattttttttttggttgatcttaaaaaattttataattatatgaatgaaaaGTTTTGTtcagtaaaaaaaaaaaaaaaaaaaaaaaattaaatctaTAAACATTTGaacatataacatatttgtgttttttttttatttttttattttattattttttttttttttttctggtGTATACTTGATTTAAGGAATATTTCCTTTATACTAATTAAAATGAAATCATTATAATTGTATATGaacttcaaaaaaaaaaaaaaacttcatatttatttacttacattttcacatatatatatatatatatatatatatatttttttatctccTCAGATTAGTTCGAATTATAccaaatttttcttttcttttgttttgtttcgtttttaattatttctttcGAATGCTTCACACATTACTCTTAAATAGATCACCTTATCCATATTTGTATGCTAAATATTTTGATAAGGAAAAATACAtaactttatatatacaataacaGCAAGAAAGGCTACACCAAAAAAAAACGTACAAAATCCCACCCAGACAATAACATATGggatatatcataattaaatacaaaaaaattaaaaataaaatgatatgaTATGTTACGATATGATATatgaatgtatatatatatgaatgtatatataaatatatatatatatatatataatacactaaatattatatattacatatacttgttcttattaaatattataatcgtgtgcaaatattgaaaaaaaaaattaaaaaattatgaacgttcataatttaatataaaatttttttttttttttttttatttttttaaggtACAAATAACAATTCcctataatttaaaaaatcattCTTCCGATATTTGTGTAGCCTCTATaaaatgacaaaaaaaataaaaaaaaataatataataaataaaagcatatactacatataataaaatgctCACATATTCtacgtaaaaaaaatatatgttctttatatttctacatagatcatttatattatgtattatatatataacaagtgtagaaatattattaaaaaatatgtaatattatacacatatatatattttttttctatactttctttcattttttgtcTAAGCTCATATCTTTTCATAAGTTCTGTTACGTCACCTTCTAATTTCTTTTCACTTTCAccttcaaaataaaaaaaaaaaaaaaaaattcaaaaaatatatataggaaaTTATTAGggtatatacaaaaaaaaaataataaaataaaattataggaTAAATATTGGCAGggattataaaatatagtgCACtctttatacatacatataatataatataatataatatattatatatatatatcatatatatatatattatattatgtatttatcaAATCATTGCATgttcataaataaaaaaaaaatatatatatatattatatatatatgtttatatttataaaatagatagtataaaaaaataaaacaaaaaattaataatataaaacaaaaataaatatatatacaaatatattatatatatatatatatatatatatatatatatatatatataagctCATATTCTTCACATACCAATATTATAAACTTGATAATAATTGGTTGAACAAAAAACTACTTCAAGTAAGCCTCCAATAAAAAACATTCCTATGTACAAATATGGTAGACGCTTATAAacatttactttttttaaacTCCTTTGACCCTTAATTAgtaagaaaaaacaaaaaaaaaattatatatatatattatatataccacATGATttacacatatttatataacatataaaaatggaaatagcaaaacatataaatatgatattttctttttctttttttccttttcatatactaaaagaaatatactgcttttaatataaaaatatatatatatatatatatatatatatatatatatatatatgttatataccTCCATCTTTCAATAAAAAGCATAAATGGAAACTTATTTAGTAGATTTTATTGAGGCTTTTACTCATCTGATACTTTATTTAACAAATGTTTATTCTTCAGgtttaagaaataaaaaaattttaataatatgtaaataaaggaaacttgtttatttataaatatttaattttttttttttttttttttttttgtttcctttttctttacagaatattttgaaaagaaaagaaaattcaATACTTTAGTTTggtaaatacaaataaaatcaaattaagattaaaaaaaataatgacgaaaggaagaaaaaagaaaaaaaatattacactttatgaaaataatgaaaacttttatattttttcttatattttaaatatataaaaattatatgatcattatatatatatatatatatatatgtatatatgttctttaaaaaaaaaaaaaaaaaatgtaaaaataataacatatgtaCCAAATAATACTTAATCCCTgttacatataatttttaattttttaataatatgtcaTTGTATATAGGggggaaaaataaaaaataaacaaataatgaaaagaactaaaataaaatatattttctacatataaataaataaataaataaatatatatatatatatatatatatatttatgtgtgtgCATATTATATAGAGAATTTTGaacttttcatattttttatgtaggCACTGTACAAATAAACGAGTAGAAGAATATATACAACAGGTTAATATATCTCTACAAAcatacacacacacacaaaaaaaaaaagaaaaaatatataaaaaataaaaatataatatatacaatacaaatgtacttatatatatatatatatatattttttttttttttcttaggCGTTATATCCTATAAGCAAATTTTTGTCAAATAaaagtttatataaatacagaataattttaaaaaatttggaaaatgaaatattaaaaatatatactattgAATTTGAGCAATTCTACAAAAGTTATAACATTccatttaattatttatccTTAGAACAATTTATATGggatttttttacatatgtaGAAATGCAGATATATGAAAACTATGATGAAggtagaaaataaaataatattaaaaattcataaaatataaaagtatatcCCTATtaacttattattttttctttgaaTATTAGAAAAAACGTTTGAAATATCTTTTGATTTTTTGAGAGATTGTGAAACCAACACTACTGTAAATGACAACTTGAAAGATGACTGGGAATTAATATCATACGACAGtaggaaatataaataaataaataaataaatatatatatatatatatatatgtatatgtttaatatgtttaatatgtatatatattttgttatatgttttatttttatgccttcaaatattttctgtttttttctttttttttaattatattaagatTTAGATGTATTTGAGAAAAAGATTCTAAAGAGTATGAACATATCTGATAATAACGAgccaaattatatatgtcaagtaataaataaataaataaatatacatatatatatatatatatatgtatcataGAGTAACTTTTGCGTATCCTTACTATTTTACTATTCAcacatatttgtatttacCCACATTTACAGATATACGTAGAAAGTCCAAAAAATGTCACGTAATACATGAGAACACaatatatttgttcatttAAGAATATTTGAAAAGTTGTAAAAATATCCAagtaaaatatttgtataaaatataaatcggAATAGTACCAACcgttataatataataatataaagcaTAAGGATgcatattgaaaaaaaaaaacatggttgataataaaataataaatacagaaaaaataattaaacatATTCCATAAAATGCATACATAGATTTGTCTACatgtttttcattttgatgtgataaaataattcttctttcaaacaatattttgaaattcctttttttatctttctgTTTTTGTgtgatcatttttttttttttttttttttttaagtatataaatattactattttttttatttaaataaatttttttcaaatattgtatatatgttttcacgcttttcctttttctgcatttcaaaataaaataatgaaataataaaataatgaaataataaaataataaaataataaaaaaggatgTATAAATTCTTTGATTTATTCTTAAAGTATTCAAATGTATTTTTCCATTTATCCACGTTaatggaaaataaaatttaacatgagcattttataaatatgtttaatatatattaaatagatACATAATACATGGATACATagatttatacatatattatacattttgtTGACTTACATCTTTTGGGTTTgtgttaaaatttttattattcacttttttattcattaattgtttattttgattatttccTTTTCTATCCAAATTTATTTCAAATCTCATTTGCTTCCTCCTTTCTTGCTCTCTTTCCCTTTGATACTCATACACAAGTTGGCTATTTTcctctttaaaaaataaaagaatggataaataaaacaatttatatgtgatatatggatatataattgtatatgtattatattattattaaaaaaaaaaaaatacataaaaaaaaaaataacaaaactTTATGGCAAAagggaaataataaattatgacaaatacaaaaaaaaaaaaaaaaaaaaaaaaaaaaattatatatatatatatatataaatataaacaaataaatacacatatatatatatatatatatatatatcaacccttatttattttatacatttccCATTTGACATAAAATTACCTGTATATTTTGTGAGTGTtgtaatatatgaataaattttattttctaatagttgtaattttttcattatttcatTTGTATTGATAATATCATAAGAAAATTGTGTACAGATAAAATcgattttattatttatattattgaatGATATATGAtctgttttatttttcataaggATTTCATATTcgataattttattattatgttcattaataaaattatttatattttcaatttttttatctatttctttatattttatatcatatgctttttttttatcttcatatttcttttcatatTCTTCTAATTCATATTCAGCATTTTGAGTATCATCAATTAATTGTAAATGTTTTTCttctaataaattaaaattgtCTATTAATAATTgagaattattaatatattttttcatttttttggaaaaaattgtgtcttcttcttttatgtTCTTATTCATATCGTTAATTGTGGattgttcatttttatcatcatcattatcatcaatatattttttttttttttcagtgGACTCTGTATCATCACTTTTTTCACAATTCGCTaatttgtttaaaaaaaatttatatttatctagctcttttattttttcttcttttttttccaatTCCACTTCTAATTTACTTATTTCAATGTTCAGGGACTGtacttgatttttttttttttttttcttggaGCTAATATCTTCAAATTTCTGACATAGCAAAATGGGATCAGATGAATACATCGACAtgtgcacatatatatatatgtatgtatatatgtatgtatatatgtatatatgtatctatatatgtatctatatatgtatatatatatgtatatatatatgtatatatatccgttgtgttttttctttctttttgatTTTCCCCCCTCCCCTCCTTACTTTGATTAGATCCTCGGTTTTTTTAAAGTTCTCTATTAACAATTCTTGCATATGTGCTGCTTCTTTAatcatgtttttatttaagtTGTTTatagttttttcttttttactagtatatttatatatatcatcaagttttttttttttattatacattaatgtctttgtaataattatatctttttctaaattaataaaatctcttatattatttttatttttttttgaagatctcttattttcaaatattttttttttctttctttttattttcttttcatatttGATATCACTACACATAATATCTTTAAATacttcttgtttttttttcttttctttcttttcttttattttttgtatatctaTGCTTTCTTGAAGGTTAAGCACTTGCTTTATATTTTCACTATATAggataaaaaatgaaattgtTACAACGGAGAAatgtctatatatatatatatatatatatatatatatatatatatatgtatgtatgtatgtatgtatgtatgtatgtatgtatacatatataatttacttgtcatattattttcatattttttatttttttatttttgaaataCTTTGTATCAGAATTATTCTCTGAACTTACATCAGATGGGATCATTAAACTAGTATAATTATATGCTTGAATTTCTTGTGTTTCatctttaatattatctATTTCTTCATCTACAAAAAATGAGTAgatgatgatatataaaatattaagtacttgtaattcattttttggatacatacatatatatatatatatatatatatatatatattaataaccaTTTTCGCTtgtaattaatttttctttttctataatcttcaaaataaaaaaaaacatacatacatatatatatatatatatatatttttttttatgaaataatttttctgTATGTCTctgttttttattatatattactcTCTTTTTAGATTCTTCGATAAAATTCTCTAGATTCTACAAAATgagaaagaataaaaaatgttcacAAAATATTTGTCATTTCATAAAATGGTTTAatctatttattatattattattattttttaaaataacgtaatataaattttaacattataaaaatcatCTTCGCTCATTGTCTGActaatttttttctgtttGTACGTTCTTAAGGTgatttaaagaaaatgaaaatggaTTATTGAATGAAGAGATGATATAGTACCCTTTATGTAAGcatgaaataaatacatacatatataaataaataaatatatatatatatatatatatacttaataGTTTAATGCTTTTtaggtttttattttttccttcttattctcatatatatatatatatatattgaaatattattatgtttttatgtttttattacaaaatacatctttacattttttatcttcatattatatagtaaataattttataaaataaaaataaaaagacaaAGACATATATAATCACTGTGgatggaaaatatatatatatatatatatatatatttatttatttatttatttatttagttATGATGTTAATAGTTAGTAACCTttctaattatataatatacattcatataacctagacatatatatatatatatatatatatatatatatattatataattctatttttacgaaaggaaaaaaaaaggacaAAAGAGAGAGAATTCTAACAGTggaaataaaaggaaaaaaaaaaaaaaaaatatacaatatatatataatatatataaagagaattttaaaataaggaaaatagTTAATTACATCACAATCTAATCATAAGTTTTGTATTATAtcaaaacaataatataaaataataaaatatatatatatatattatatatatataatattatatccaGGGAattatatcttctttttttttttctataacgCGATAATAGGGTATAGTAAAATTAGGGTgcttttgtaaaaaaaaaaaaaaaaaaaaaaaaaaaaaaaaaaaaaaaagaatgcacatatatataatataacataatatatatatatatatatatatatacatacatccatattttatatatatatattcctttttgtatttatttttccacCCATCCCTGTATGCTTTAGAAGGTCGTACGATGAGCTTtgaagataaaaattattcttttaGTGGTCAAAGAAAAGAGAAAGGGGTTTCTAGTTACAAAgaagaattaataaaatgtgAATCGAGTGATAAATgtgaatataaaacaaaaataaaagtaaagaTAGGAAATAACCAaaggatattattattattaagacATTTGAATgaagaatattatttaatattacatcaacataaattaataataggTTATCCTATGACATATAGAAAGATAGCACCTGAAAGATCTACATATCATTATAAAGCATTTTATGAAAAGGGTGATGATACATATGAAAACCAGAATAAAAGAGGTAAAGATAGATGTGAaggatataaatttaatgatCAAGATCGATTAAGTATACCAATATTTGAAGATTTCAATGATAAGACATTTTCTATATGTTGTTCATGTGCAGATACACCTATAACATTTGAATCTAATAATAGTACAATATATGGTGGTTTACCACGAAATATGAGATTACAATgtattaatgataatgaaacaaatagaaaattatataaagaaagaaTTGTATCTGTAAAAAAGAGTATACGTCATCTTTTACCATTTTATGCTATATTTCGTTTTATGAGTGatgttaaaatatttataatatttcatataaatatcataaaaaaagaaaaagatttttctacttattataaattatatgaagaaaaaaaaaataatttaaataataatatatcatatagaTATGTATTAGATGATTCtagaaaagaaattaaattatttgatGAAAAAACATTTAATATAAGTTCTTCTTCATCCGCTTTtgacaatattaatataccaagtatatataataattatttattatatccattttatcctgatgaattatataatataaaatatgatacaTTGGAATATGGATGTTCTTATAATAAAGCTTTAAAATTTGAATGTAttgaaaatgatgaaaaaaaatgtgaataTACAGATTCTActtgtttaaaaaaatcgATATTAATACCTATTACATATGTGTCTGATAAAAAGGACGTATGTGGATTGATAggttataatgatatatctatatggaaaaatgaaaattgtttagaaaatataaaatgtataaaaaacaCAGTAGAATCATATTTAAATACAGCTCAAGAAATTACAAAAGGtaatgaagaaatattaacaaaattGCCTATCATTAATGGAAAATATcctcattatatttttaaaaaaaaaaattatgatataaaatcttCAATTAATAAAAGATCTATCCAGTTCTTTAAAGACACTAATATAGATCATTATATAgcatatgaatattataaggAGGACCGTACGGAATTTATATTAACTAttatgaatgaaaaaaatattactcaTCAAGAAACTCAAAGTCTTGAAATGAAAAAGTTGAAAGGGAAAAATGAAGATTATATGGGTCATACGAATGATGCTTATAGTCAACATggtgaaaataataaaatgcaCAGTATCAATTCtgatagaaataaaaatgattatattcCATCTTCCTATTtacatacaatatataaaacatttagCGAACATATAAACCGAGATAATGGAAATatttatgatgatgaaaaaaaaaatttatatgatggaactgttttttatatagaaACATTAAACGAATtaagaattataaatatattattttcagaTTCATGTAATGAATTGAATACTGATACTTGTGGAGTTCTTGTACATATATGGAATCCATCTAAAGAAGCTATCAAAGGTAGATTAAAATTACAATGTTTTATAAACAAAGAAGATAAATATACTGATGAAAAAAATCTGGTGTATGAACAAGGagtttatcattttttgttcttttttaaagTACCTTTAgaaacatttttatcattcagAAATTGTACGGTACATGCATATGGAGCTTTCCAATTATATGATATGCAAAcctatattaattataaaa contains:
- a CDS encoding orotidine 5'-phosphate decarboxylase gives rise to the protein MGFKVKLEKRRNAINTCLCIGLDPDEKDIENFMKNEKENNYNNIKKNLKEKYINNVSIKKDILLKAPDNIIREEKSEEFFYFFNHFCFYIINETNKYALTFKMNFAFYIPYGSVGIDVLKNVFDYLYELNIPTILDMKINDIGNTVKNYRKFIFEYLKSDSCTVNIYMGTNMLKDICYDEEKNKYYSAFVLVKTTNPDSAIFQKNLSLDNKQAYVIMAQEALNMSSYLNLEQNNEFIGFVVGANSYDEMNYIRTYFPNCYILSPGIGAQNGDLHKTLTNGYHKSYEKILINIGRAITKNPYPQKAAQMYYDQINAILKQNMES
- a CDS encoding HORMA domain protein, putative; the protein is METYLVDFIEAFTHLILYLTNVYSSEYFEKKRKFNTLVWHCTNKRVEEYIQQALYPISKFLSNKSLYKYRIILKNLENEILKIYTIEFEQFYKSYNIPFNYLSLEQFIWDFFTYVEMQIYENYDEEKTFEISFDFLRDCETNTTVNDNLKDDWELISYDNLDVFEKKILKSMNISDNNEPNYICQIYVESPKNVT